One genomic segment of uncultured Desulfobacter sp. includes these proteins:
- a CDS encoding MinD/ParA family protein, translating into MKRVITVTSGKGGVGKTNICVNLAVQFARQGLRPCIFDADLGLANINILMGIHPEHTLEAVVNGEKRISDIMIHDTCGVDIIPGGSGVEKLAAMTPRDVSQLIESFSCLEGYDVLFFDTSAGISRDVLSFCMASQEVLLVVTSEPTSLTDGYSMLKVLSLNGYREPVKVVMNKAKNERFGKAVFDKFNETVKKYLPIEISYAGCLPADEAVSAAVIRQRPFTLLYPSTRAAVGIEQLAEFLFDNPGAGKSVTTFENFWEKYMEVAGTPLKLPQRKKRNSAKAPVKVQSATRPPSAQPPVSEGDNALSGQILASLNQLTSVVTDMSTEFKEFRRALAGPDNDSVTPTDSESDQGAPQLPPSIPLDFEAYKKKKLNGA; encoded by the coding sequence ATGAAACGGGTAATCACCGTTACCAGCGGAAAAGGTGGTGTTGGCAAGACCAATATCTGCGTGAACCTGGCCGTTCAGTTTGCCAGGCAGGGATTACGGCCCTGCATTTTTGATGCAGATCTCGGGTTGGCCAACATCAATATCCTAATGGGAATCCACCCGGAGCATACCCTTGAGGCGGTGGTGAATGGGGAAAAACGCATCTCGGATATCATGATTCATGATACCTGCGGTGTGGACATCATTCCCGGCGGCAGCGGCGTGGAAAAGCTGGCAGCCATGACACCCCGGGACGTCTCCCAACTGATCGAGTCTTTTTCCTGCCTGGAGGGGTATGATGTCCTGTTTTTCGATACGTCGGCCGGCATTTCCAGGGATGTACTTTCCTTTTGCATGGCCTCCCAGGAGGTACTCCTGGTGGTGACATCCGAACCCACGTCGCTGACCGACGGTTACTCGATGTTGAAAGTGCTTTCCTTGAACGGATACCGAGAACCGGTAAAAGTGGTCATGAACAAGGCGAAAAACGAACGTTTTGGCAAGGCTGTATTCGACAAATTTAATGAAACGGTGAAAAAATATCTACCCATTGAAATTTCCTATGCAGGCTGCCTTCCTGCTGATGAAGCTGTGTCCGCAGCAGTGATCCGGCAGCGTCCTTTCACTTTGTTGTACCCTTCGACCCGTGCAGCCGTCGGTATTGAACAACTGGCCGAATTTCTGTTCGACAATCCAGGTGCCGGTAAAAGTGTCACTACATTTGAGAATTTTTGGGAAAAGTACATGGAAGTTGCAGGAACCCCTCTTAAACTCCCTCAAAGAAAAAAAAGAAACTCGGCCAAAGCGCCGGTGAAAGTTCAAAGCGCTACCCGGCCACCGTCAGCACAGCCGCCGGTTTCTGAAGGGGACAATGCGCTCTCCGGTCAGATACTGGCGTCTTTAAATCAATTGACCTCGGTTGTCACTGATATGTCTACCGAATTTAAAGAATTTCGGCGTGCTCTGGCAGGGCCGGACAATGACAGTGTCACGCCTACTGATTCTGAAAGTGACCAGGGAGCACCACAACTGCCGCCTAGCATTCCCCTGGATTTTGAAGCTTATAAGAAAAAGAAACTGAATGGGGCCTGA
- a CDS encoding DUF5320 family protein — protein sequence MTGRWLGMCNDISAQTTDFKLAFAGNWCAEVASVQVGAEAFIFIGFNQNSLVTVPQSDAQQSLQTQIDEMKQTLKAIQQQIEKLQEGK from the coding sequence ATGACCGGAAGATGGTTGGGAATGTGCAATGATATAAGCGCACAAACAACCGATTTCAAACTGGCTTTCGCAGGAAATTGGTGTGCAGAGGTGGCTTCGGTTCAGGTCGGGGCAGAGGCGTTTATTTTTATAGGGTTTAACCAGAACAGCCTGGTGACCGTACCGCAAAGTGACGCGCAGCAATCGCTTCAAACCCAGATCGACGAGATGAAACAAACATTGAAAGCTATCCAGCAGCAAATTGAAAAGCTGCAGGAGGGCAAGTAA
- a CDS encoding Hsp20/alpha crystallin family protein gives MSLVKWDPLREMDEFFDRYTKAVGRPGASNQEIIATGDWTPRVDIAETDNVFVIKAEIPDVKKEDVRVLVDNGILTIRGERHQEKEEKGKRFHRVERHYGSFNRSFTLPDNVDESKIKAAFKDGMLTLQIEKTKETKHKAIEVAIE, from the coding sequence ATGTCATTGGTAAAATGGGATCCACTGAGGGAAATGGATGAGTTTTTCGATCGTTACACAAAAGCCGTCGGACGGCCGGGAGCCTCAAATCAGGAGATTATCGCAACAGGAGATTGGACTCCGCGGGTCGATATTGCCGAAACCGACAACGTCTTCGTCATCAAAGCCGAAATACCGGATGTCAAAAAAGAGGATGTCAGAGTTCTGGTGGACAATGGTATCTTGACAATCCGGGGGGAACGGCACCAGGAAAAAGAAGAAAAAGGAAAACGTTTCCATCGGGTAGAACGACATTACGGAAGTTTCAACCGCAGCTTTACACTGCCTGATAACGTTGATGAAAGTAAAATCAAGGCCGCCTTTAAAGACGGTATGCTTACGCTTCAAATTGAAAAGACCAAAGAGACCAAGCATAAAGCCATCGAAGTAGCGATTGAATAA
- the cmoB gene encoding tRNA 5-methoxyuridine(34)/uridine 5-oxyacetic acid(34) synthase CmoB, giving the protein MEQFLASYGHLGWDKWYDALETLVKDKRAYLDSAGGNFEKYKYVVEKLPEICPHTVDLSSRAVSIGQADQLLPDERDRLYNDLVKLSPWRKGPFDFFGVHVDSEWQSWMKWERLEPHLPNLKNRKILDIGSSNGYYMFKMAASDPMFALGLEPQSAFYYQYCAAQKYLNLKKVFCLPAAYNELPAMNRFFDLVLCMGILYHRKSPVKMLRQIHDSLVPGGQVVVENLVIKGENNYCLFPSDRYAKMRNVFFIPDLSAMEAWLTRAGFSDIRCVDITDTTLKEQRKTQWIQTESLEDFLDPEDPSKTVEGYPAPVRAIYIARV; this is encoded by the coding sequence ATGGAACAGTTTTTAGCAAGTTACGGACATCTGGGATGGGATAAATGGTATGATGCCTTGGAAACGCTGGTCAAAGATAAAAGGGCGTATCTTGATTCTGCCGGGGGAAATTTTGAAAAGTATAAATACGTGGTTGAAAAACTGCCTGAAATTTGTCCCCACACCGTTGATCTGTCATCCAGGGCTGTCAGCATCGGGCAGGCAGACCAGCTTTTACCGGATGAAAGGGACAGGCTTTACAACGACCTTGTCAAGCTGAGCCCCTGGCGCAAGGGCCCCTTTGATTTTTTTGGTGTTCACGTTGATTCCGAGTGGCAGTCCTGGATGAAATGGGAGCGTCTGGAGCCCCATCTGCCCAACCTTAAAAATAGAAAAATTCTGGATATCGGTTCAAGCAATGGCTATTACATGTTTAAAATGGCGGCGTCAGACCCCATGTTTGCCTTAGGCCTTGAACCCCAAAGTGCTTTTTATTATCAATATTGTGCAGCACAAAAATATTTGAATCTGAAAAAAGTATTCTGTCTGCCGGCCGCCTACAATGAACTGCCGGCCATGAACCGTTTTTTTGATCTGGTGCTGTGCATGGGAATTTTGTACCACCGCAAATCCCCGGTGAAGATGCTGAGACAGATCCATGACAGCCTTGTGCCGGGCGGGCAGGTGGTTGTGGAAAACCTGGTGATCAAAGGGGAAAATAATTATTGTTTGTTTCCCTCTGACCGGTACGCAAAAATGCGCAACGTGTTTTTTATCCCTGATTTGTCTGCCATGGAAGCCTGGCTCACCCGGGCCGGATTTTCAGATATCAGATGCGTGGACATCACAGACACCACCCTTAAAGAGCAGCGCAAAACCCAATGGATTCAAACGGAATCCCTTGAAGATTTTTTGGACCCCGAAGATCCGTCAAAAACCGTTGAGGGGTATCCGGCACCGGTCAGGGCCATTTACATAGCTCGTGTTTGA
- a CDS encoding histidine phosphatase family protein: MDNKYKIRSQHTLELIRNLIGQGVDRISLIIRHSDRHYSDNPRLEPFMGLNDSGKDYAFDLGKSFPLDLIPVLFSSHFSRCVETAYLIDKGFTSVTGKYLPHTTLNKVLTPFYVKNIITAKKMMTTTGAGQFVLNWFDKIIDESIMLDPEFTASRITDFMVSRLKELSPGQVAICVTHDWNIFPIKRFTLRLSHENALDAGYLDAMAFYEKDARVFAVARQFDPVEIV; encoded by the coding sequence ATGGACAATAAATACAAAATTCGGTCCCAGCATACCCTTGAGTTGATCAGAAACTTGATTGGGCAAGGTGTTGACCGGATCTCTTTAATCATACGCCATTCAGACAGACACTACTCAGACAATCCGCGGCTTGAACCTTTTATGGGGCTCAATGATTCCGGCAAGGACTATGCCTTTGACCTTGGCAAATCATTTCCTTTGGACTTAATACCGGTTCTGTTTTCAAGTCATTTTAGCAGGTGTGTTGAAACAGCCTACCTCATTGATAAAGGATTCACTTCGGTCACCGGCAAATATTTGCCCCACACAACCCTTAATAAGGTTTTAACGCCTTTTTATGTGAAGAATATTATAACAGCCAAAAAAATGATGACAACAACAGGCGCCGGCCAGTTCGTCCTGAACTGGTTTGACAAAATCATTGACGAATCAATTATGCTTGATCCTGAGTTTACGGCAAGCCGGATTACGGATTTCATGGTATCAAGGCTAAAAGAACTTTCCCCGGGACAGGTCGCCATCTGTGTGACCCATGACTGGAATATCTTTCCCATCAAACGGTTCACGCTCAGGCTTTCCCATGAAAATGCCCTTGATGCCGGGTATCTTGACGCCATGGCTTTTTACGAAAAGGATGCCCGGGTTTTTGCCGTTGCCAGACAGTTCGATCCCGTCGAAATCGTTTAG
- a CDS encoding RNA-guided endonuclease TnpB family protein produces the protein MKIRRAYKYRIYPNKQQQQQLAVQFGHARFIFNYGLDARKQAFKETGKDLSYTATTLLLPKLKQDLPWLKETDSQVLQQKLKDLDTAYINFFQGRAGYPTFKNKNSHQAIRYPQRFKLTDSQIYLPKVGWVTLVLHRPTEGVLKNATVSKTKSGKYFVSVQCELEISEFSNNLPAVGVDLGLHHFATLSTGEKVAHPAYLRAAEKKLRRLQKALSRTKKGSANRAKARRRVAVLHEKIANQRSDFLHKFSNRLVRSHGTVSLENLNVAGMVKCHSLAKSISDSGWNTFKLQCEYKACQYGSGVQSVDRFFPSSKTCNVCGYVNNDLKLQHRFWTCPECSAEHDRDINAAINIRNFNTVGATELQACGEDVRPTTFLGGRLTSVKQEAQCL, from the coding sequence ATGAAAATACGTCGCGCATATAAGTACCGTATCTACCCGAATAAGCAGCAGCAGCAACAGTTGGCTGTACAGTTCGGGCATGCGCGTTTTATTTTCAACTACGGGCTTGACGCTCGTAAGCAAGCGTTTAAAGAAACCGGCAAAGACCTGTCCTATACAGCCACAACACTTTTGCTGCCTAAGCTTAAACAGGATCTGCCTTGGCTCAAAGAAACAGACTCTCAGGTGCTGCAGCAGAAGCTCAAAGATTTGGACACTGCCTATATAAACTTCTTTCAAGGCCGTGCAGGCTATCCCACGTTTAAGAACAAAAACAGTCATCAAGCGATTAGGTACCCCCAACGTTTCAAGCTCACAGACTCCCAGATTTACCTTCCCAAAGTTGGGTGGGTAACACTGGTATTGCACCGTCCCACTGAAGGTGTACTGAAAAATGCCACCGTCTCGAAAACCAAGAGCGGTAAGTATTTTGTTTCGGTACAATGCGAGCTTGAAATATCTGAATTCTCTAATAACCTGCCGGCTGTGGGTGTAGACTTGGGATTGCATCACTTCGCTACGCTGTCTACCGGTGAAAAGGTGGCGCATCCCGCGTACTTGCGAGCGGCTGAGAAAAAACTCAGGCGCCTCCAGAAGGCACTTAGCCGAACCAAGAAGGGAAGCGCCAATAGAGCTAAGGCACGGCGCCGTGTTGCAGTACTTCACGAAAAAATAGCGAATCAACGCTCTGATTTTCTGCATAAATTCAGCAATCGGCTGGTACGTAGCCATGGGACAGTCAGTCTCGAAAACCTGAATGTTGCCGGTATGGTGAAGTGTCATAGTTTAGCCAAATCAATCAGTGACAGCGGTTGGAATACGTTTAAATTGCAATGTGAATACAAAGCATGTCAATACGGTTCCGGCGTACAGTCAGTTGATAGATTTTTCCCTTCCAGTAAAACCTGCAATGTTTGCGGGTACGTTAATAATGATTTAAAGTTGCAGCACAGGTTCTGGACCTGCCCTGAGTGCTCAGCAGAGCACGATAGGGATATCAATGCTGCAATAAACATACGTAATTTCAATACCGTGGGAGCCACGGAACTTCAAGCCTGTGGAGAGGATGTAAGACCTACCACCTTTTTGGGTGGTCGGCTAACCTCTGTGAAGCAGGAAGCCCAATGCCTTTAG
- the rocF gene encoding arginase has protein sequence MAKPISIIGVPMDFGQMLRGVDMGPAALRYTGLISRLRRLGHDVKDEGDIPVPVRDDDPAMKGMTDRYVKEITQISHDIYKLGCRVMDQGRMPIFLGGDHSIAIGTVASVAVKGPVGLIWVDAHADFNTPQTSPSGNIHGMPLAVLTGAGYPCLVDAGYPGTKISSDNVVMIGQRDLDPGEKERIKSSGITIFTMRDIDEQGISAIAAKIMVQFAHLKRFHLSLDMDALDPVEAPGVGTPVPGGISYREAHLLMELLADSRKLGSMDLVEINPILDVANKTSKLAVELILSAFGKSIL, from the coding sequence ATGGCAAAACCCATCAGCATTATCGGTGTACCCATGGATTTCGGGCAAATGCTCCGTGGCGTGGATATGGGTCCTGCAGCGTTAAGGTACACCGGATTAATATCAAGACTTCGCCGGCTTGGACATGACGTTAAAGACGAAGGGGATATCCCTGTCCCTGTGCGCGATGATGATCCTGCCATGAAAGGGATGACAGACCGTTATGTCAAAGAAATCACCCAGATCAGCCATGATATTTATAAACTCGGATGCCGGGTCATGGACCAGGGCCGTATGCCGATTTTTCTGGGCGGTGATCACTCCATTGCCATTGGTACCGTAGCCTCGGTGGCGGTTAAAGGGCCTGTGGGGCTTATCTGGGTGGATGCCCATGCCGATTTTAATACCCCCCAGACATCACCGTCGGGAAATATTCATGGAATGCCCTTGGCCGTTCTAACGGGAGCCGGCTATCCATGCCTTGTGGATGCCGGGTATCCCGGCACAAAGATCTCCTCGGATAACGTGGTCATGATCGGGCAGCGGGATCTGGACCCCGGAGAAAAGGAACGCATCAAATCCAGCGGTATTACCATTTTCACCATGCGCGATATTGACGAACAGGGTATCAGTGCCATTGCCGCCAAAATCATGGTTCAATTTGCCCACTTGAAACGATTTCACTTAAGTTTGGATATGGATGCCCTGGACCCGGTTGAAGCCCCGGGCGTCGGCACCCCTGTCCCCGGCGGCATCTCCTACCGGGAGGCCCACCTGCTCATGGAGCTGCTTGCGGATTCAAGAAAACTTGGCTCCATGGACTTAGTGGAGATCAATCCCATTCTTGATGTGGCCAATAAAACAAGCAAACTTGCGGTGGAACTGATCCTGTCTGCCTTTGGAAAAAGTATTCTTTAG
- a CDS encoding DEAD/DEAH box helicase, which produces MKILGEYITGLKSFKGFAGDIVSHKIFDAKSPAWASPNTFPRFKNDLTHLLAELGIKNLYIHQARAISLILDGCHTVIATPTASGKSLVYNLPVMDTLISDPKAHALYLFPLKALARDQLDIVNKMLAKPDAVFSQPLTAGVYDGDITAYQKTKIRNDPPNILLSNPEMLHLAMLAHHHLWASFFENLKYIVVDEVHTYRGVMGSNMAWVFRRLLRICRFYGSDPCFIFCSATIANPGQLASELTGLPVTVVDEQGAPCGKKDILMMKGLEGAAQTAITLIHAAVHRNLATIVYTQSRKITELIALWAGQRAKTMADKICAYRAGFLPEERREIEQKLAKGELLCVVSTSALELGIDIGNLDLCILVGYPGTMMSTWQRAGRVGRDGNDSAMVLIAHEDALDQYFINHPDIFFAMPPETARINPENPQILDRHLDCAAAELSLDAADPMLNPPVVQERVQALGRTGRLLLSRDGNTWFSPRKRPHRDVSLRGSGHTIPIFKEDTRQSLGEIDWHRSYFETHEGAVYLHRGQTFVVTLFDHLKGVVRAKKEKVSYYTRARSSKNTEIIHVEKTCQVKGTRVGFGKLKIREQVTGYEMKSVSGQKSLGIVPLDLPELTYETQGLWIEIPDWIRQRIETEHLHFMGGIHALEHAAIGMMPLLVMTDRNDLGGISIPFHPQVEKAVVFVYDGVPGGLGLTLQAFDNAVTLMQRTYEAIRDCPCETGCPACVHSPKCGSGNRPIDKEAAKQILQMLLEQKSGQGGSALAPSATHPPVFQDVAGLKKATYEKRPGLISPKRYAVLDIETRRSAKQVGGWHKAERMGVSCAVLYDSLEKDFLVYYQDDMEKLVERLGQMDLVIGFNITRFDYKVLSGLNRFNFHSLPTLDILTKVHERLGYRLSLDHLAGQTLGLKKSADGLLALKWWQEGRLDLIVDYCTQDVRVTHELYTYGRDNGFLLFKNKAGHHVRIPVDWK; this is translated from the coding sequence ATGAAAATATTAGGTGAATATATTACCGGATTAAAATCCTTTAAGGGGTTTGCAGGCGATATTGTAAGCCATAAGATATTTGATGCCAAATCCCCGGCCTGGGCATCACCGAACACGTTTCCCCGTTTTAAAAATGACTTGACCCACCTTCTTGCAGAGCTTGGTATTAAAAATCTGTATATCCACCAAGCCCGGGCTATTTCACTCATACTTGACGGATGTCATACGGTGATTGCCACGCCCACGGCATCGGGCAAAAGCCTGGTGTATAATCTGCCGGTGATGGATACGCTTATCTCTGACCCCAAAGCCCATGCCCTGTACCTTTTTCCCCTCAAAGCCCTTGCCCGGGACCAGCTTGATATCGTGAATAAGATGCTGGCCAAGCCTGATGCTGTTTTTTCACAGCCATTAACTGCGGGTGTCTATGATGGAGATATCACAGCGTATCAAAAGACCAAAATCCGCAATGATCCGCCCAACATCCTGTTATCCAATCCTGAGATGCTGCACCTGGCCATGCTGGCCCACCATCATTTATGGGCCTCTTTTTTTGAAAACCTTAAATACATCGTCGTGGATGAGGTGCACACCTACCGAGGGGTCATGGGCTCAAACATGGCCTGGGTGTTTCGACGGTTATTGCGGATATGCCGGTTTTACGGATCCGACCCCTGTTTTATTTTCTGCTCAGCCACCATTGCCAACCCCGGACAACTTGCCTCGGAATTGACCGGGCTGCCGGTGACGGTGGTGGATGAACAAGGCGCTCCCTGTGGGAAAAAAGATATTTTAATGATGAAGGGACTGGAGGGCGCGGCTCAGACCGCCATCACACTCATCCATGCCGCAGTTCACAGAAATCTTGCCACCATTGTTTACACCCAGTCCAGAAAAATTACGGAACTTATTGCCCTATGGGCGGGACAGCGGGCCAAAACCATGGCGGATAAGATATGTGCATACAGGGCCGGGTTTCTTCCCGAGGAACGGCGGGAGATTGAACAGAAACTTGCCAAAGGTGAACTGCTTTGCGTGGTGTCAACGTCTGCGCTTGAGCTTGGTATTGATATCGGCAATCTGGACCTTTGCATCCTTGTGGGGTATCCGGGAACCATGATGTCCACCTGGCAGCGGGCAGGCAGGGTAGGGCGCGACGGCAATGATTCTGCCATGGTCCTCATTGCCCATGAAGACGCCCTGGACCAGTATTTTATCAACCATCCGGACATCTTTTTTGCCATGCCCCCGGAAACCGCCCGGATCAATCCTGAAAATCCCCAAATTCTTGACCGCCATCTGGATTGTGCAGCCGCTGAACTCAGCCTTGATGCCGCTGATCCGATGTTAAATCCGCCGGTTGTGCAGGAACGGGTACAGGCACTGGGGCGTACAGGCCGACTGCTATTAAGCCGGGACGGAAATACCTGGTTTTCTCCCCGAAAACGTCCCCACAGGGATGTCAGTTTAAGGGGGAGCGGGCACACCATCCCCATATTCAAAGAAGATACCCGGCAAAGTTTAGGTGAAATTGATTGGCACAGGTCCTATTTTGAAACCCATGAAGGTGCGGTTTACCTGCACCGAGGACAAACCTTTGTGGTAACTCTTTTTGATCACCTTAAAGGCGTGGTCCGTGCGAAAAAGGAAAAGGTCAGCTACTACACCCGGGCAAGATCCTCGAAAAACACTGAAATTATACATGTGGAAAAAACCTGTCAGGTTAAAGGCACCCGGGTGGGGTTTGGCAAACTGAAAATCCGTGAACAGGTTACAGGCTATGAAATGAAATCTGTGTCGGGTCAAAAATCCCTTGGCATCGTACCTTTGGATCTGCCTGAATTGACCTATGAAACCCAGGGACTATGGATTGAGATTCCGGACTGGATCCGGCAGCGCATTGAAACGGAGCATCTGCACTTCATGGGCGGGATTCATGCTTTAGAGCATGCAGCCATCGGCATGATGCCGCTTCTGGTGATGACCGACAGAAATGATCTGGGCGGTATATCCATTCCCTTTCATCCCCAGGTTGAAAAGGCCGTTGTCTTTGTCTACGACGGTGTGCCGGGCGGTTTAGGGCTTACTTTACAGGCCTTTGACAACGCAGTGACCCTTATGCAAAGAACATATGAGGCGATCCGGGACTGCCCATGCGAAACCGGGTGTCCGGCTTGTGTCCATTCGCCCAAATGCGGGTCAGGAAACCGTCCCATAGACAAGGAAGCGGCAAAGCAGATTCTTCAAATGCTCCTTGAACAAAAGTCGGGGCAGGGGGGATCTGCGTTGGCACCATCGGCCACGCATCCGCCTGTTTTTCAGGATGTTGCCGGCTTAAAAAAAGCGACATATGAAAAAAGACCTGGGTTGATATCTCCCAAAAGATACGCAGTGCTTGACATTGAAACCCGGCGATCTGCCAAGCAGGTGGGTGGATGGCACAAAGCCGAACGTATGGGGGTGTCCTGTGCTGTGCTCTACGATTCCCTTGAAAAGGATTTTCTGGTTTATTACCAGGATGATATGGAAAAACTTGTGGAACGGCTGGGACAGATGGACCTTGTTATCGGGTTTAACATTACTCGGTTTGATTACAAAGTGTTGTCCGGTCTGAACCGGTTCAATTTTCACAGCCTTCCCACCCTGGATATTCTGACAAAAGTTCATGAACGTTTGGGCTACAGGCTTTCACTGGATCATTTGGCTGGTCAGACACTGGGCCTTAAAAAAAGTGCAGACGGCCTTCTCGCCTTGAAATGGTGGCAGGAAGGTCGTCTGGATCTGATTGTGGACTATTGCACCCAGGATGTGCGTGTCACCCATGAACTATATACGTATGGCCGGGATAATGGATTTTTGCTTTTTAAAAACAAGGCTGGTCACCATGTCCGCATCCCTGTGGACTGGAAATAG